The window CGTTGGCATGGAAACCGTccgagttgggggggggggcgcatgctTACCCGGACGGGTAAGGGGGGGCGCATGCTTACCCAGTCGGCTCTTTATGACTGAGATGGAGCTCTTGAGCTCCTCGATGGCCCGGCCGTACTGGACGTCCAGGCTGTAGGTCAGGCCGAGCTGGTAGTGAGTCTCAGCCAGCAGGCGGCTGTCCGCGTCCAGGTGCTTCACCTGCAGCTTCAGACACTCCTGGAAATCCTCCAACGCCTGAGTGTAATTTCCTGGAAGACAAGCAGCAACTCACTTTTCTCAGGGAAATACAAACCAAGCCAACTCTTTCAGgcatgcatgttttattttagttgcatcttaaaacaatttatttatttatttatttatttattaggtAACCATCTTTGCATGGAATGGTGCAGTAATCTTAGTACCTGATTCAGAAGAAACTTCACCCAGTTTTGAGTGAGCCTGGGCCGCCATCAGCTGATCCTCCTTGTTCTCTTTCCTTGTTAAACAAAGGAATCAGTTAACGTGGAGGCTGCAGCTCAGATAGTCACCATTGGGcattgcggggggggggggtccattacCTTTTGTAGATGACTTTAGCAACTTCCAACATCTCCCAGGCAAGCTGCAGgttccccacctcctcctcctcctcctcctcctcctcgctttcctgaaaacacacatgtgTACTTACACTCAACCCCTAAAATCACCCGGCAGCGTCATTCGATGTGCGTCACAGCCACTGCTCACGTACTTTTTCGGCAGCTCCATCTTCTTCGCCTTGCTCCTCCGCCTCCatttcctcatcttcctcctcaacGTCTGAAACATCAGTGTCAATAAAACACGTTAAGATAAACTGGGAAATTTATGATTACAACCACCAGTACGCCATTTGCAACCAACGGTCTATATTGAACAGAAAACCCACCTTTTTCCCTTTCCTCATCCGATGACTTTTCCTCTGCCTCCTTGTCTTCATTTTTAGCACAGTTGCCGTTTTTCTCCTCATCTTTCTCTGCAGATTCTTGTTGCTCATCACCTCTCTCTTTGTCGCCGCCCTTCTTCACCTCGGCGGCTTCGTCGCCCTTCTTCACCTCGGCGGCTTCGTCGCCCTTCTTCACCTCGGCGGCTTCGTCGCCCTTCTTCACCTCGGCGGCTTCGTCGCCCTTCTTCACCTCGGCGGCTTCGTCGCCCTTCTTCACCTCGGCGGCTTCGTCGCCCTTCTTCACCTCGGCGGCTTCGTCGCCCTTCTTCACCTCGGCGGCGGAGGCTTCGTCGCTCTTCTTCACCTCGGCGGCGGAGGCTTCGTCGCTCTTCTTCACCTCGGCGGCGGAGGCTTCGTCGCCCTTCTTCACCTCGGCGCCGGAGGCTTCGTCGCCCTTCTTCACCTCGGCGCCGGAGGCTTCGTCGCCCTTCTTCACCTCGGCGCCGGAGGCTTCGTCGCCCTTCTTCACCTCGGCGCCGGAGGCTTCGTCGCCCTTCTTCACCTCGGCGCCGGAGGCTTCGTCGCTCTTCTTCACCTCGGCGCCGGAGGCTTCGTCGCTCTTCTTCACCTCGGCGCCGGAGGCTTCGTCGCTCTTCTTCACCTCGGCGCCGGAGGCTTCGTCGCTCTTCTTCACCTCGGCGGAGGCTTCGTCGCCCTTCTTCACCTCGGCGGCGGAGGCTTCGTCGCCCTTCTTCACCTCGGCGCCGGCTTCGTCGCTCTTCTTCACCTCGGCGCCGGCTTCGTCGCTCTTCTTCACCTCGGCGCCGGCTTTGTCGCTCTTCTTCACCTCGGCAGCGGCTTCGTCGCTCTTCACCTCGGCAGCGGCTTCGTCGCTCTTCTCTGCCATGGCGTCGTACACCTGCACCCTCAGCTCATCTCTGGTCTGCTCTGTTGGGAGTGAAGAGGAGCAGTGTAGCAGCttcccacaaaaacaaaaccaggtTCTCTCTACATATAAATTCCCTCACCATCAATGGTTTCCGTACTGTCAACATTAGAGTCCTTGGGTTTctcgtcatcctcctctccatcttccGGTACTCCTTCCAGAGCATTACCGAGGACGGAGTTCTCCATCCTGCAACAACGGGGTCAGTTAGGTCGGCATTTTTTCACACATATACAAAAAAGACCACCGCGGCACGGTGCAGGACTAAATACTTTACCGTGCCAAATCCAGCAGCGCTTTGCCACACCAGAAGAAGGCCTCTCCACACTCGTCTGCAGTGTCTCCGTACTTTTGAGCTCTGGGAAAaaccaagagagagaaaaaaaaaagtgatatgtCAGATTGTAAAATCTGTATGAAAGCACAGCTGGCAACCACTGCTTATTGCATCGACCCAGCAGCTGCAAGCTGTTCCCATGACGCATCATCAACACACCTCTAAAAGCTAACATATCGTACTTCAAGGTTCCCATTTTAATAAAAGTCTCAAACTGTGCTCACTACATTTGTATCCGAAAATACCTGCTCTGGCTTCAATCGATTTACTTCAACTAGATTAGCAATGGGGCTTGATTTAATGTATCTCTCGATCATTCTCTTTGTTGTTGGTAAAAAGCTTGTAGGCTGGATCTGTAACTTCGCACAGTGAAAACTCACAGCATGCCGCAGGCCTCTTGCAGGGCGCTCACCGCCTCCACCACTTTACCCATCACCAGGTGCTTCTTGCCCGAGCCGATTAGCTTGTTGGCCTCCTCCATGTTCGCTCAACTGGACgaacagaaaaacaactttaCAAACCAAAAACCGATTAATTAGTTGGGCCCGTTAATCTTGGTGAAGTTTTAAACGTCTAAGTGAGAGCAAACGTGTATATTAAATGTGGTTTACCTTGTCCGAGAGGTGGCGACTGAGACGTTTGAAGAGGTGCGTTGGCTTGCGGCTCACCGGCTGGTGCGTAAGAAGACTGAAGAGCTCCTGCTCCATTGTTTCAATTTGGCGCGAAATGTTCTTTCCGTTTCCGGCTAATTTCCGTGTTCGTAAACCGGCGCGGGATCATTCTTAAAGACACAGAGCGCAGGTAGACGTACAACACGTAGAGTGTTGCTAAAGAGACGTTTGGAGTAGGAAAATATTAGGTTTGAGTTCACGTAACTGATGCAACAAtcattttcttcatattttcttATGTATTGTGTATCTAATTTGATATCGAATATTTGGGGGATCCATAACTACTGTGTTTAATTGCATAACACGGGTTCATTAAAGCGGTTCGGGGGTACTGTATATGTAGGTAcgtatgtctgtatgtgtgcttgtgtgtgtgtgtaggatattagaaataagctgacgacccggttcataaaattaataaaatacctatagtgtacaccagaatacagccatgattctgaaactgtgtaatcaataaagtaatgacaatattgtaaaaccactgtaattctgcaactgtaatagaataataccaatgtacagttatgattgtatttgatgtaatgtaatcaactggaatgcatgcatgtaatacttgaacaacaacttaTATTGAATGAGGGCCTtccgaaatccgagttacattgaatttaccagaagaccactcccagaggtgtggacactaactttcactcCTTTACgtattggtataaatacctataGGCAAcgattgttctcgagttcgctggtggaggcagcagacgggcactagggatggtcaaaggactgacctggggcctgttggttgcaaagaccagcggctcctcagctgagatgttctttttaccacaacaccatctcttttattaaatacatttgatttgaacctttagatctgcgatgccctctgtctgtccggcgtttcttcatttttgaacacagcaGTGTGCATGTGTTGACCTACACAAGGCTGCTGTCACGTCCTGCTGTGAGGGACATGGATCCGCCAGCTCCCCACTCAACACCTCCTGCTGGCTCCGCTGTGTCCCTGCCTCGTCATGACAAGTCTGGGCCTGGCATCCAATAAACCCCACACTGAGAAAATTGTACTGCACCCTCCTcacattgtcatcatcatcctgGATAACTGCTATAATGTCCCGGTAAAATCTAACAACGCAGCAAACATCATGAGTGAAAAAATTGCCTGTTTATCTTATATTTCTTCCAATCCAGAGGAAATCAGtttgaaatacaatatttagAGAATTTATTGTCTGTATGAGTCAATTTTGCTAATCATTGAAGGCTTTACAAAACATGTGTTATTTTTGGCCACAGAGTATGTACTCACTCTGTCTGGTgacaccattaaaaaaaattaaaaaaaagaaattctggtaaagaaagcaaaaGTGTATTTGTACCTTTTAAATGGAATTTGGGTTGCTATAGGGCTGCTATTTCTTTCTCGCAGTGTTGGATAAGATGATTGAAAAGATGATTTAATTCCATGATAATGACACAACAGAGGGACATTTCAATagtaaaacattttcaaccGTTTCaagtttttcatttaatttgttcaaTTTTACTCCAAAAGGAAATGATCAACTTTGCGACACTCAGAGATTTGTTATTGGATTTGTTAGAGCTTATAAAAATACACCTTTGATGTTGTGTGCCCTCGTGCAAATTCATTTGGAGAATTTCTGAGAGAGGACACAGAAATATGCCAAATAACTAATATCGGCACCAGTATTTTGCATGATTCATTATTCCATTTAAAGTGTTTTGATACTTTGCATGGCCCTTTGTGACCAGGATGATCGACACATTGATGCCTTTCAACCATATTTGCAACAAGCAGTGAAGTGGATGCACTATTTCTGAGCATAATGTGAAACGGCTGTTGAACACAGGGATATGGTTTGATCACTAGCCTACTATGGAGCTTCTAACAGAAGGTTATTGTGTGTCCTCCTCTTATCTCGCCCTTGATGCAGTGCCCATGGCAACGGCATGCAAAGACATCAATTGGTGACAGCGGAGAAGGGAGGGATGGTGCAGGGGCTGTTTGAGCAGATAACATCCCCTGTCTCTTTAGGTTATAGACTCGGGTGTAAACAACACCGGTTTCTTCAGATGATTGTTTGCAAACAGAACATAATTTGCCTAAAAATCCCAGTGTCTCTAATCacatatttgatttgttttaaggGTCACTAAAGAGTATTCATTATCAGCCGCAGTTTGACACTGCGGCCTACATTATGCAGCGCTATGAAACCACGGTTCACTCCCCTTTCATCATGTTTCCACTGCTCAGAGTACAATAATTGTCCCAGGCTTGTTGTAAAGTAAAGGATGTTATGCTTGGTTGGACGTGTTAACTGTCAGAGACATACGCTTTTATCCAACGATATCTTAAGAATACGTGGAATATCCCAATTAAATGGCAAATGCTTTTGATTATGAATAAACTATAAAACCAGGattgataaaataaaattacGGTCTTAATAACTGTCATGTGGAGTTAACATAGCATTTATCAGGTAGACATCAGGCCAATCATTTTAAGGATTGTCTTACATAACATGAACAACATAAAGCGATGTTTGTTAAACTAACAATGCGTGTGAAGAGGCTGGTGTTCCTCAGCCTTAGTGGCAATAAGGAAATGGAAATGAAGAAGGCCTTCTGCGGCCCACAGGAAAGTACAAGGTGTTGCAACAGTGCAGCGCCTTGGGCTTCTTTAAATACAGAAGAGCAAAATACTAAGAGCTCAGTAGTATGAGAAAATTCACGAAACATGGGAGAAACAGGCcagcacatgtttttttttggagcttAATAGAATGAACATAAATGTGTGATGGTCACTGTCTCTAATTAATTTAGAATGAATACTCTGAATTGGTTGTTGATTGTATTTGTTATGGAAAACATCTGTTTCTAGTATGGAAAATATGTCCCTCAGTTTCCTCTGAAAAGTACTCTGGTGATGATAATACACTAGCATAGTGTAAAAAACACTTCAATGTAAGATGTGAGGTTGTATTCATATATGTCGGGGGGGTCAGTACACAGGCTAAATAAAAGAATGCAGGTTTTTAATGGGGTTGTGGTTTATTTTCCGAGCGGGAAATCCTTGTTTAGGCACTCGGATGCACACCAATGTGAAGGAGTTGCTTCGTGTCTAATCATGATGACTACGTGCTGCATCCTAAAAGAGTTCTAGTCATACAATGAAACCTCATGACTCCTGCGTGGATGGTTAACTGGGATTAGGAAACGGCAAGCCATTAAAAACCTGCTGTTTAAATTCCATTTATGATTAATAGAGTCAGTGTTCTGCCTCAAAACTGGCTGTAGAACGAATTCAGGTTGCCTTGATTACTGAAGTTGGATGAAACATAGAGGTCACGTATGCCACAGGGACCAATGAGTTAATAGTGTGAGACTTTGAAAGACGAAGCCTGAAGAATGTTTCCTATGAGTAACTCCTTTCTGTCGGTCTCTTCATCCTCTTGATTTCATGGGGTTTCACATGAGCATGACATTTCCCAGAAAAGTCATAAGGAAAAGTGCAAAGTCATGCTGTGTAGTGGGAGGTTGGTTAAGACTGGAGCCCCCGAGCGCCGTGTAGTCTCGTTCTGACGGGGTTATCGCGAGAAGTGAGCCCTCGTATATATTCTTCATTCGAGGCTGCCGGTTCTCGTTCTCTCTTGTGTCTCCTCATCTGGCGTGAAAAGAACTGaggtatgtttgtttttttataccatgcatttaaatatttgtattactctcttttcctttgtttgtttttcacgcggtttatttgttgctttcttcacaccGTTTATGAAGGTTTTGTGGTTTCGCAGCGTTTGCTGGATTTTAGTTCAACAAGTGGGTTTTCACAACGTTATTTCCTTGTTCACCCGCATAAAGCGGAAACGGGTTTTATAATTCGTGGTTTTGAGGGTTAACTTGACGTTACTGAAATCcgataatttgtttgttttttgctacCTGGAAGACCAAAAATGActataaattacagttaaatcTCAGGAGAAATGTTGCAGTGATTCAGTTAATGACAACCAACACGCGCCTGGTCTTTAGCCATTTAGTATTTTACCTGCTCTTTAGCTGACTAATTTACTGGTAATATGtatcaagaaaaaaacattgttgaTATCCATATGAGGAAACacctgttcatttaaaaaaaaaaaagaagagagaagtgGAATTGAGTCCACTTGTGCCAGTTTGTGCATTTTAATCCGGAGTTTAAGCAACAatttttagttaaaaaaaatctcttctGGTTAAATGAAAGCTATTGTaggaaatattttacatttccttGTTCTATAGGCAATGATGGCTTCGCTCTGAAGATATGATGCCTGACAAATAATTAATTAACCAACCACGAACAATGAATTTATTGATCAGAGTTGTAAGCAATTTGAGGCAACAGCTTCTGAATTACTTAATCTATCCAGGTAACAATCATCAGATAAGTTGTTTTAAGTAAATCATGATTGACAAGTGTAAATGTCAGTGGAGATTTCCATCTTCTGTTCTTCAGCTAAACTGAAGATGGCTGCAGGCAAAGCACAGATCGGAAAGCCGGCTCCGGACTTCACAGCGAAGGCGGTGATGCCAGACGGGCAGTTCAGCGACCTGAAGCTTTCCAGCTACAGAGGTACGCCGCCACCGTGGCCCCGCTTTGATGACTCGCTCAATGACATCGATTTGCTGTGTTATCCCACAAATCATTGAATAGACATCCAATTACACTTCTGAAAACTAGAATAAAATAGCCTGTAATTCCCAAACGCAACAGATGcatcgtttttattttttattttgctgcagGGAAATATGTCGTCTTTTTCTTCTATCCACTGGACTTCACCTTCGTTTGTCCTACCGAGATCATCGCTTTCAGTGACGCTGCAGACGACTTCAAGAAGATCGGCTGTGAGGTCATCGCCGCCTCTGTGGACTCTCACTTCTCCCACTTTGCATGGTAGTTTCAAGATATACCCTTTACGCGTCCATCGCGTGGATTCATCTCTTGCAAACGTCTCACgttgttcccttttttttattttgatgaacGCTCTCAAAGGGTCAACATGCCTCGAAAGCAGGGCGGTCTGGGTACCATGAAGATTCCCATGGTTTCAGACACGCGGCGCACCATCTCCACAGATTATGGTGTCCTGAAGGAGGATGAAGGCATTGCCTACAGGTTGGTTTAACAATGGTGGAGTTTCTTTCTGCTTTGATAAAGGTTAGAAAACGTCTTCCATTTGCTGCTGCAGTGAGATTCtacgttcttt is drawn from Gasterosteus aculeatus chromosome 3, fGasAcu3.hap1.1, whole genome shotgun sequence and contains these coding sequences:
- the LOC120815798 gene encoding uncharacterized protein LOC120815798 isoform X20 — protein: MEEANKLIGSGKKHLVMGKVVEAVSALQEACGMLAQKYGDTADECGEAFFWCGKALLDLARMENSVLGNALEGVPEDGEEDDEKPKDSNVDSTETIDEQTRDELRVQVYDAMAEKSDEAAAEVKKSDEAGAEVKKSDEAGAEVKKSDEASGAEVKKSDEASGAEVKKSDEASGAEVKKGDEASGAEVKKGDEASGAEVKKGDEASGAEVKKGDEASGAEVKKGDEASAAEVKKSDEASAAEVKKSDEASAAEVKKGDEAAEVKKGDEAAEVKKGDEAAEVKKGDEAAEVKKGDEAAEVKKGDEAAEVKKGDEAAEVKKGGDKERGDEQQESAEKDEEKNGNCAKNEDKEAEEKSSDEEREKDVEEEDEEMEAEEQGEEDGAAEKESEEEEEEEEEVGNLQLAWEMLEVAKVIYKRKENKEDQLMAAQAHSKLGEVSSESGNYTQALEDFQECLKLQVKHLDADSRLLAETHYQLGLTYSLDVQYGRAIEELKSSISVIKSRLDKLQELLNKAEGPDALPDERKEMEELKALLPEIQEKVEDATEGLKMTNAAAEDGTGAADGGSTSSAFPVSVMKSADSSSSSTFAVTSTSAVGSTNGHASKAPVSDISHLVRKKRKPEESPVKEGAVKKAKQSDGESSDVHKANRDTNGHADSTEVESQ
- the LOC120815798 gene encoding uncharacterized protein LOC120815798 isoform X25, yielding MEEANKLIGSGKKHLVMGKVVEAVSALQEACGMLAQKYGDTADECGEAFFWCGKALLDLARMENSVLGNALEGVPEDGEEDDEKPKDSNVDSTETIDEQTRDELRVQVYDAMAEKSDEAAAEVKSDEAAAEVKKSDKAGAEVKKSDEAGAEVKKSDEAGAEVKKGDEASAAEVKKGDEASAEVKKSDEASGAEVKKSDEASGAEVKKSDEASGAEVKKSDEASGAEVKKGDEASGAEVKKGDEASGAEVKKGDEASGAEVKKGDEASGAEVKKGDEASAAEVKKSDEASAAEVKKSDEASAAEVKKGGDKERGDEQQESAEKDEEKNGNCAKNEDKEAEEKSSDEEREKDVEEEDEEMEAEEQGEEDGAAEKESEEEEEEEEEVGNLQLAWEMLEVAKVIYKRKENKEDQLMAAQAHSKLGEVSSESGNYTQALEDFQECLKLQVKHLDADSRLLAETHYQLGLTYSLDVQYGRAIEELKSSISVIKSRLDKLQELLNKAEGPDALPDERKEMEELKALLPEIQEKVEDATEGLKMTNAAAEDGTGAADGGSTSSAFPVSVMKSADSSSSSTFAVTSTSAVGSTNGHASKAPVSDISHLVRKKRKPEESPVKEGAVKKAKQSDGESSDVHKANRDTNGHADSTEVESQ
- the LOC120815798 gene encoding uncharacterized protein LOC120815798 isoform X23; translated protein: MEEANKLIGSGKKHLVMGKVVEAVSALQEACGMLAQKYGDTADECGEAFFWCGKALLDLARMENSVLGNALEGVPEDGEEDDEKPKDSNVDSTETIDEQTRDELRVQVYDAMAEKSDEAAAEVKSDEAAAEVKKSDKAGAEVKKSDEAGAEVKKSDEAGAEVKKGDEASAAEVKKGDEASAEVKKSDEASGAEVKKSDEASGAEVKKSDEASGAEVKKSDEASGAEVKKGDEASGAEVKKGDEASGAEVKKGDEASGAEVKKGDEASGAEVKKGDEASAAEVKKSDEASAAEVKKGDEAAEVKKGDEAAEVKKGGDKERGDEQQESAEKDEEKNGNCAKNEDKEAEEKSSDEEREKDVEEEDEEMEAEEQGEEDGAAEKESEEEEEEEEEVGNLQLAWEMLEVAKVIYKRKENKEDQLMAAQAHSKLGEVSSESGNYTQALEDFQECLKLQVKHLDADSRLLAETHYQLGLTYSLDVQYGRAIEELKSSISVIKSRLDKLQELLNKAEGPDALPDERKEMEELKALLPEIQEKVEDATEGLKMTNAAAEDGTGAADGGSTSSAFPVSVMKSADSSSSSTFAVTSTSAVGSTNGHASKAPVSDISHLVRKKRKPEESPVKEGAVKKAKQSDGESSDVHKANRDTNGHADSTEVESQ
- the LOC120815798 gene encoding uncharacterized protein LOC120815798 isoform X15, producing MEEANKLIGSGKKHLVMGKVVEAVSALQEACGMLAQKYGDTADECGEAFFWCGKALLDLARMENSVLGNALEGVPEDGEEDDEKPKDSNVDSTETIDEQTRDELRVQVYDAMAEKSDEAAAEVKKSDEAGAEVKKSDEAGAEVKKSDEASGAEVKKSDEASGAEVKKSDEASGAEVKKSDEASGAEVKKGDEASGAEVKKGDEASGAEVKKGDEASGAEVKKGDEASGAEVKKGDEASAAEVKKSDEASAAEVKKSDEASAAEVKKGDEAAEVKKGDEAAEVKKGDEAAEVKKGDEAAEVKKGDEAAEVKKGDEAAEVKKGDEAAEVKKGGDKERGDEQQESAEKDEEKNGNCAKNEDKEAEEKSSDEEREKDVEEEDEEMEAEEQGEEDGAAEKESEEEEEEEEEVGNLQLAWEMLEVAKVIYKRKENKEDQLMAAQAHSKLGEVSSESGNYTQALEDFQECLKLQVKHLDADSRLLAETHYQLGLTYSLDVQYGRAIEELKSSISVIKSRLDKLQELLNKAEGPDALPDERKEMEELKALLPEIQEKVEDATEGLKMTNAAAEDGTGAADGGSTSSAFPVSVMKSADSSSSSTFAVTSTSAVGSTNGHASKAPVSDISHLVRKKRKPEESPVKEGAVKKAKQSDGESSDVHKANRDTNGHADSTEVESQ
- the LOC120815798 gene encoding uncharacterized protein LOC120815798 isoform X10; the encoded protein is MEEANKLIGSGKKHLVMGKVVEAVSALQEACGMLAQKYGDTADECGEAFFWCGKALLDLARMENSVLGNALEGVPEDGEEDDEKPKDSNVDSTETIDEQTRDELRVQVYDAMAEKSDEAAAEVKKSDEAGAEVKKSDEAGAEVKKGDEASAAEVKKSDEASGAEVKKSDEASGAEVKKSDEASGAEVKKSDEASGAEVKKGDEASGAEVKKGDEASGAEVKKGDEASGAEVKKGDEASGAEVKKGDEASAAEVKKSDEASAAEVKKSDEASAAEVKKGDEAAEVKKGDEAAEVKKGDEAAEVKKGDEAAEVKKGDEAAEVKKGDEAAEVKKGDEAAEVKKGGDKERGDEQQESAEKDEEKNGNCAKNEDKEAEEKSSDEEREKDVEEEDEEMEAEEQGEEDGAAEKESEEEEEEEEEVGNLQLAWEMLEVAKVIYKRKENKEDQLMAAQAHSKLGEVSSESGNYTQALEDFQECLKLQVKHLDADSRLLAETHYQLGLTYSLDVQYGRAIEELKSSISVIKSRLDKLQELLNKAEGPDALPDERKEMEELKALLPEIQEKVEDATEGLKMTNAAAEDGTGAADGGSTSSAFPVSVMKSADSSSSSTFAVTSTSAVGSTNGHASKAPVSDISHLVRKKRKPEESPVKEGAVKKAKQSDGESSDVHKANRDTNGHADSTEVESQ
- the LOC120815798 gene encoding histone-binding protein N1/N2 isoform X29; translation: MEEANKLIGSGKKHLVMGKVVEAVSALQEACGMLAQKYGDTADECGEAFFWCGKALLDLARMENSVLGNALEGVPEDGEEDDEKPKDSNVDSTETIDEQTRDELRVQVYDAMAEKSDEAAAEVKSDEAAAEVKKSDKAGAEVKKSDEAGAEVKKGDEASGAEVKKGDEASGAEVKKGDEASGAEVKKGDEASGAEVKKGDEASAAEVKKSDEASAAEVKKSDEASAAEVKKGDEAAEVKKGDEAAEVKKGDEAAEVKKGDEAAEVKKGDEAAEVKKGDEAAEVKKGDEAAEVKKGGDKERGDEQQESAEKDEEKNGNCAKNEDKEAEEKSSDEEREKDVEEEDEEMEAEEQGEEDGAAEKESEEEEEEEEEVGNLQLAWEMLEVAKVIYKRKENKEDQLMAAQAHSKLGEVSSESGNYTQALEDFQECLKLQVKHLDADSRLLAETHYQLGLTYSLDVQYGRAIEELKSSISVIKSRLDKLQELLNKAEGPDALPDERKEMEELKALLPEIQEKVEDATEGLKMTNAAAEDGTGAADGGSTSSAFPVSVMKSADSSSSSTFAVTSTSAVGSTNGHASKAPVSDISHLVRKKRKPEESPVKEGAVKKAKQSDGESSDVHKANRDTNGHADSTEVESQ
- the LOC120815798 gene encoding uncharacterized protein LOC120815798 isoform X5 — encoded protein: MEEANKLIGSGKKHLVMGKVVEAVSALQEACGMLAQKYGDTADECGEAFFWCGKALLDLARMENSVLGNALEGVPEDGEEDDEKPKDSNVDSTETIDEQTRDELRVQVYDAMAEKSDEAAAEVKSDEAAAEVKKSDKAGAEVKKSDEAGAEVKKSDEAGAEVKKGDEASAAEVKKGDEASAEVKKSDEASGAEVKKSDEASGAEVKKSDEASGAEVKKSDEASGAEVKKGDEASGAEVKKGDEASGAEVKKGDEASGAEVKKGDEASGAEVKKGDEASAAEVKKSDEASAAEVKKGDEAAEVKKGDEAAEVKKGDEAAEVKKGDEAAEVKKGDEAAEVKKGDEAAEVKKGGDKERGDEQQESAEKDEEKNGNCAKNEDKEAEEKSSDEEREKDVEEEDEEMEAEEQGEEDGAAEKESEEEEEEEEEVGNLQLAWEMLEVAKVIYKRKENKEDQLMAAQAHSKLGEVSSESGNYTQALEDFQECLKLQVKHLDADSRLLAETHYQLGLTYSLDVQYGRAIEELKSSISVIKSRLDKLQELLNKAEGPDALPDERKEMEELKALLPEIQEKVEDATEGLKMTNAAAEDGTGAADGGSTSSAFPVSVMKSADSSSSSTFAVTSTSAVGSTNGHASKAPVSDISHLVRKKRKPEESPVKEGAVKKAKQSDGESSDVHKANRDTNGHADSTEVESQ
- the LOC120815798 gene encoding histone-binding protein N1/N2 isoform X31; protein product: MEEANKLIGSGKKHLVMGKVVEAVSALQEACGMLAQKYGDTADECGEAFFWCGKALLDLARMENSVLGNALEGVPEDGEEDDEKPKDSNVDSTETIDEQTRDELRVQVYDAMAEKSDEAAAEVKKSDEAGAEVKKSDEASGAEVKKGDEASGAEVKKGDEASGAEVKKGDEASGAEVKKGDEASGAEVKKGDEASAAEVKKSDEASAAEVKKSDEASAAEVKKGDEAAEVKKGDEAAEVKKGDEAAEVKKGDEAAEVKKGDEAAEVKKGDEAAEVKKGDEAAEVKKGGDKERGDEQQESAEKDEEKNGNCAKNEDKEAEEKSSDEEREKDVEEEDEEMEAEEQGEEDGAAEKESEEEEEEEEEVGNLQLAWEMLEVAKVIYKRKENKEDQLMAAQAHSKLGEVSSESGNYTQALEDFQECLKLQVKHLDADSRLLAETHYQLGLTYSLDVQYGRAIEELKSSISVIKSRLDKLQELLNKAEGPDALPDERKEMEELKALLPEIQEKVEDATEGLKMTNAAAEDGTGAADGGSTSSAFPVSVMKSADSSSSSTFAVTSTSAVGSTNGHASKAPVSDISHLVRKKRKPEESPVKEGAVKKAKQSDGESSDVHKANRDTNGHADSTEVESQ
- the LOC120815798 gene encoding uncharacterized protein LOC120815798 isoform X24 gives rise to the protein MEEANKLIGSGKKHLVMGKVVEAVSALQEACGMLAQKYGDTADECGEAFFWCGKALLDLARMENSVLGNALEGVPEDGEEDDEKPKDSNVDSTETIDEQTRDELRVQVYDAMAEKSDEAAAEVKKSDEAGAEVKKSDEASGAEVKKSDEASGAEVKKSDEASGAEVKKGDEASGAEVKKGDEASGAEVKKGDEASGAEVKKGDEASGAEVKKGDEASAAEVKKSDEASAAEVKKSDEASAAEVKKGDEAAEVKKGDEAAEVKKGDEAAEVKKGDEAAEVKKGDEAAEVKKGDEAAEVKKGDEAAEVKKGGDKERGDEQQESAEKDEEKNGNCAKNEDKEAEEKSSDEEREKDVEEEDEEMEAEEQGEEDGAAEKESEEEEEEEEEVGNLQLAWEMLEVAKVIYKRKENKEDQLMAAQAHSKLGEVSSESGNYTQALEDFQECLKLQVKHLDADSRLLAETHYQLGLTYSLDVQYGRAIEELKSSISVIKSRLDKLQELLNKAEGPDALPDERKEMEELKALLPEIQEKVEDATEGLKMTNAAAEDGTGAADGGSTSSAFPVSVMKSADSSSSSTFAVTSTSAVGSTNGHASKAPVSDISHLVRKKRKPEESPVKEGAVKKAKQSDGESSDVHKANRDTNGHADSTEVESQ